TCTACGACGACCGCGAGGGGTCGCCGACGCGGGGCGACCTCGACACGTTCGTCGTCGGCGAACACGACCAGCGGCTCGTCCGGATCCCGGGCGAGTGCTGGCACGGGTTCAAGGTCGTCGGCGACGAGCGCGCGCTGCTTCTCAACATGCCCACGAACCTCTACGACTACGACGACCCCGACGAGCAGCGCCTCCCCCCCGACACCGACGAGATCCCCCTCGACTGGGACGAGACGCCCCACTGACCATGTCCGGACGCGCCCCACTGACTATGTCCGGACGCTCACCCCTCGCGGTCGGGAGGGCCCGCGCGTGAAGGGACTCGTGCTCGCCGGTGGGACGGGGTCGCGGCTCCGGCCGATCACCCACACCGGGCCCAAACAGCTCATCCCGGTCGCGAACAAGCCGGTCGTCGAGTACGCCATCGAGGACCTCCGCGCCGCCGGCATCGACGAGATCGGCGTCGTCCTCGGGCACAAGGGCCGCGAGGCCATCCAGTCGCTGCTCGGCGACGGGAGCGACTACGGCGTCGAGATCACCTACGTCGTCCAGGGCGCTCCCCTGGGACTGGCCCACGCGGCGGGCTGTGCCCGCGCGTTCGTCGGCGACGACGACTTCGTGATGTACCTCGGCGACAACCTCCTCAACCGCGACATCGGCCGGCTGGTCGAGCGCTTCGAGGCCGGCGACGGCGACGCGGCCATCGCCCTCCAGCACGTCGACCGGCCCCGCCAGTTCGGGATCGCCGCGGTCGACGACGACGGGACCGTCCGGCGACTGGTCGAGAAGCCCGACGACCCGCCGAGCGACCTCGCCCTGGTCGGCATCTACGTGTTCTCCCCGGCCGTCTTCGACGCCATCGCCGACCTCGAACCGTCCTGGCGGGGGGAGCTGGAGATCACCGACGCGCTCCAGTGGCTGCTCGACGAGGGGCGGGCGGTCGACGCCCACGTCGTCGAGGGCTGGTGGAAAGACACCGGCAAGCCCGGCGACGTGCTCGACGCCAACCGGCTCGTCCTCGAGGACATCGACCCGGCGGACGCGGGGCGGATCGCCGACGGCGCGCGGACCCGCGGTCGGGTCGATCTACGCGACGGCGCCGAAATCGAAGCCAGCGCCGTCGTCCGCGGCCCGGTCTCGATCGGCGAGGGCGCGACCGTCCGCGACGGCGCCTACGTC
The window above is part of the Halosimplex rubrum genome. Proteins encoded here:
- a CDS encoding dTDP-4-dehydrorhamnose 3,5-epimerase family protein, with the protein product MIDGVAVRDLQVNADERGHLVECFREDWPEFDPEPSMSYHSTSYPGVVRAWHRHVRGQVDHFVCPSGRIKVGVYDDREGSPTRGDLDTFVVGEHDQRLVRIPGECWHGFKVVGDERALLLNMPTNLYDYDDPDEQRLPPDTDEIPLDWDETPH
- a CDS encoding glucose-1-phosphate thymidylyltransferase translates to MKGLVLAGGTGSRLRPITHTGPKQLIPVANKPVVEYAIEDLRAAGIDEIGVVLGHKGREAIQSLLGDGSDYGVEITYVVQGAPLGLAHAAGCARAFVGDDDFVMYLGDNLLNRDIGRLVERFEAGDGDAAIALQHVDRPRQFGIAAVDDDGTVRRLVEKPDDPPSDLALVGIYVFSPAVFDAIADLEPSWRGELEITDALQWLLDEGRAVDAHVVEGWWKDTGKPGDVLDANRLVLEDIDPADAGRIADGARTRGRVDLRDGAEIEASAVVRGPVSIGEGATVRDGAYVGPYTSIGPGSTVAEAHVENSVLIGAVDVDAEVRIVDSLVGRNASIESADGHRPDGHRLVVGENSELKF